The genomic interval TTGTAAAGGGTTATTTTGGCTTTGTCGGAGGCAAAACGTCTAGACCTTCCCATTCACCAGTGTTTGTTAACCTGCAGATTTCGTCTCAACCCCAAAATACATTGCTTTAGTCGCCCGAGTTTTCTCTATTAAATGGTACTTTACTGAAATACAGGCATAAAACATCCTTCCTATCATACAAAAATAGTCTattttcccctcttttctACTTGCCAATTAAGATCCTTTCGTCTGACTCAAATCaagattctcaaaatcaagccTGTGCTACAACTACACTGGCCAAATATTTCGTACTCGAGAACTCAGGTAACAGTGACCATAACACAAATTTCTCATTTGCCCTAAGCCCTCACTCGAACCCCTTTCCAGAAATCAATTCGACCACCATCATGTTGTCCTTGTCCTTGACCCGTCATGTCCAGCTCAGTGGACTTCAGAAGGCCCTCACTAGCCTATCGCTCAGTTCTGCTCGGCCAAGTTTGGCCGCCTTCTCGACTTTGGGGAACTGCCAGCCTCAAGCTCAGGCTGTTCAGGCAGGCAAATCTAAGTGGTCTGGGATGTGCGTGCCAAGGCGGGAATTTCAAACCTCTTTGAGCATGAAGAGCTCGGATCACGTCAAGTTATGGACGGCGGAGCGATTGGTGTCCTTAGGCCAGATTCCAGCCTTCATTTTGCCCTTGATGATCACTAATCCCGTGACAGATGCCATCTTCTGTACTCTCTTGGTGCTTCATTCTCATTGGGGTAGGTCTAAAACTGCGGTGATACGTTTCATCAAcgtgttttgtttcattgatTGTCTCAAGGTCATAGCTGTGCAGTCTAAGAGAAATAGTTTTTGAAGACAAAACTCTCCCCGTCTAAAGACACAAGTTTGTCGGTCAATTGCTAAAGATACATACTCTTCCCAGATAACAAGACAAGATCAAGAGATATTGCTGAAGGCATTGTATTTGATTAAATCCGAGTCTGACCACTAAGATCAAACCTATTGAATCGATTATTCCATTCTTTACATATTTATATAAGATAGAAGAATAAGTAGACactttttggattttcaatgACAGTATGGAGCAATAAAGGCATTGTCCTGGCGAAAgacaaacaaattgaaaagcatCAATGCATCCGCCAGAATTCAGTACTTCTAGACTTAAATTGTCGATTTATTACAGTCTACGAAATGAATAAGAAATGTTGATTTATTTTAAAGCGGTGttgaatgaatttgacaaaagCTGGCAATCATGGTTATCACTTATCATGATTCTTGTGCCAGAGCCCCCTTTCAAGAAATTTCCCAAAAGAAATTTTGCCCtcgtattttcattttcatttgaatttcttcACCAAAGACATTTAGATATCACGCATACCATAACTACACTCATAGTAATCGATGTGATTGTTCTGATTACATTGTACTGAATTTTATATGGACAATGGTTGCGTGAGTACCTTTAATCAATTTTCCCTCCAATTGTTTATCTATTTTTACATCTTTAAACGATGTTTTTGTCCTAAACATAGATTAAACTCAATTTAAAGCCAATTTTTGTGTTACTCCAACGCTATCTTTCTTTCACATAAACCGAATGAAGAAGATAACTCAGAATTTTGCGAAAGTAATTGGAAAGACTACAATGGCCAACAAAGTTGTTCTGTACAAACTTTGAAAACGGGTTCTATCATTTTGTACTTTAATAATATACCCTCCCAAAATTGTACGGACTGTGAAGTACGTGCCTATCTCAAAAATAACTAGATCACGCTCTGTATTCAAAATTAGCCTTGCTCTGTCTCATTGCTCTAATGCTTTATcacgcctgaccctgattccatacgaggtatatgatgctttcaacgaacggcattaggcCTACCGTGTTGAGGAAGGGTAAAACGACGTgctgaaaaaatatcaagttcctctaagacttaaaatgttatttttttttgtaatttggttaatatgggtgaatactttttatccctgaggatttttttttcgggttGGCGACAACTAGCCTATGCTTTAAAGATGCAAACAGCTAGCGATGATACAATTCTAACGAACTGTTTTTAAGCTCATTTGACATTGAATATGTTCAGACACTACAGtcaattttgataagtttgccattttattAATCTAAGCACGTAATTGAACGCCATTTCGTCCCACTAGAAAAGCTCGTGCGGGCTCCCTGAATAAACTGATTCTCCCTTGCGgtgttttgaaatgggaaatgaGACATCGATTTGACCAGGAACTTACGGAAAAAACTATATGTGAAAAAGTATACCTCGCCAATTGCTTGCAGCATGTACATATAATTTACTAACGGTGGCAGAATGACAAATCATACAtgaaattgtttgacaaagaataaCTGGTTTATTAACTTTCAGACATCAATAGCAAATCAGGAAAGTTATGGCGCAAAATAGGATGTTAGATAATTGACAAGGCTCTTAATTCATCAGGCATTACAAGCAACCTTTTGCGCTAACCTTGCTAAGTCTAAGTACGGCTGGGATTTTATTGCAAGGTTCATCTCTCGATATTTCAGGCTGGTTTTGACGTGTAGAACTCAATATCGTTGATGGGAGCACAAATAAATATCAATGATTGGTAGCTTTGGAAGTTTCGATTGACCCATACACTTGCACAATAATATGTATGCTTCTTTCTTGAAACAGTCTTCATTGATTGTGCGTGTGTACCCATAGACACGAGCTAGAACTCCATGAAGCATAAAGTAAAGTTAATGCCCTGTTCCAAAAGGCTATGAATTAAAAGTCTACcaccatttcaaaataaaggcccatatgtttgaaaatgctCTTGGCACCTCGTTGATCAATTAAATGTCACTTGGAATACTCAAGAGACTAAACACACATTGATCAGCAATGATTTGCATCTTGACCTCGACCtttcaatgttgttttttctttgataagGTACACTATCACTTCCGCATTAATTTGTCTCGTCAACTTTGATAAAGTTTGACGTCTTTAGCTTTCCTATTTGGTGAGGCTCTCGGACTACGTTTTGTTGGTAGAGTATTGCAAACAGACCACGATACCATAAACGAAGTGATTGAAGCTTCCAAAATGGTATCCATTCCACAAACAAGACTCAAGAATACGATATAGCACAAGTACTTGTCGACTAGATTAAGAATGTCCGTCCATTTCAGAAGAACTAGTTTTTCGTTCGT from Tigriopus californicus strain San Diego chromosome 5, Tcal_SD_v2.1, whole genome shotgun sequence carries:
- the LOC131880811 gene encoding succinate dehydrogenase [ubiquinone] cytochrome b small subunit, mitochondrial-like; translation: MILSSDSNQDSQNQACATTTLAKYFVLENSEINSTTIMLSLSLTRHVQLSGLQKALTSLSLSSARPSLAAFSTLGNCQPQAQAVQAGKSKWSGMCVPRREFQTSLSMKSSDHVKLWTAERLVSLGQIPAFILPLMITNPVTDAIFCTLLVLHSHWGIEAIVVDYIRPSLFGGKTLIPNIAQGLVWVFSAVTLGALYYFNYTDVGVVNAIKMLWTL